From the Burkholderia ubonensis genome, one window contains:
- the uppS gene encoding polyprenyl diphosphate synthase → MTYTSSTVRVPDVGAVPRHIAIIMDGNGRWATERRLPRVAGHTRGVDAVRAVVEGCARVGVEYLTLFAFSSENWRRPTDEVSFLMRLFITALEREVGKLHANGIRLRVVGDLDRFEPRIQALIRRAETKTARNTRLTLTIAANYGGRWDILQATRKLVEQAAREGREVEVSEDSFAPHLAMAYAPEPDLFIRTGGEQRISNFLLWQLAYTEFYFTDKFWPDFDGAALTDALASYTDRERRFGRTSAQLEPQSQNADSLSC, encoded by the coding sequence ATGACTTATACCAGCTCTACCGTTCGCGTGCCTGACGTCGGCGCCGTGCCGCGTCACATCGCGATCATCATGGACGGCAATGGCCGTTGGGCGACCGAACGCCGCCTGCCTCGCGTCGCGGGGCATACGCGCGGCGTCGACGCCGTGCGGGCGGTGGTCGAGGGCTGCGCGCGCGTCGGCGTCGAATACCTGACGCTGTTCGCGTTCAGCTCGGAGAACTGGCGGCGGCCGACCGACGAAGTGTCGTTCCTGATGCGGCTGTTCATCACCGCGCTGGAGCGCGAGGTCGGCAAGCTGCATGCGAACGGGATCCGCCTGCGCGTCGTCGGCGATCTCGACCGCTTCGAGCCGCGGATCCAGGCGCTGATCCGCCGCGCCGAAACCAAGACGGCGCGCAACACGCGCCTCACGCTCACCATCGCCGCGAACTACGGCGGCCGGTGGGACATCCTGCAAGCGACCCGCAAGCTCGTCGAGCAGGCCGCGCGCGAGGGCCGCGAGGTGGAAGTCAGCGAAGACAGCTTCGCGCCCCACCTGGCGATGGCCTATGCGCCGGAGCCCGACCTGTTCATCCGCACCGGCGGCGAACAGCGCATCAGCAACTTCCTGCTGTGGCAGCTCGCGTACACCGAATTCTATTTCACCGACAAATTCTGGCCGGACTTCGACGGCGCGGCGCTGACCGATGCGCTGGCGTCGTACACCGATCGCGAACGCCGCTTCGGCCGCACGAGCGCCCAGCTCGAGCCGCAATCCCAGAACGCCGATTCCCTTTCATGCTGA
- a CDS encoding phosphatidate cytidylyltransferase, which produces MLKTRVITAIVLLAVLLPVTLFAPLSAFGALIGVVLVFAAWEWARLLKLGGAGPVVYAIVAALALLATTRVGIGTSSSRPLFAAAGVFWLLVGPFALRRKPVLAEGVWRPFLLAAGLVIFAACWHALVAARAQGVPFVLSLLLVVWLADIGAYFAGKAFGKRKLAVTISPGKSWEGAVGGWLAVMVVASVAMAAHLFEPTLFSAFAAQFGGPGAWAALTLLVAYSVIGDLFESLLKRQAGVKDSSGLLPGHGGVLDRVDALLPVLPLAMLLFHG; this is translated from the coding sequence ATGCTGAAAACCCGTGTGATCACGGCGATCGTGCTGCTGGCGGTGCTGCTGCCGGTGACCTTGTTCGCGCCGTTGAGCGCGTTCGGCGCGCTGATCGGCGTCGTGCTCGTGTTCGCCGCCTGGGAATGGGCGCGCCTGCTGAAGCTCGGCGGCGCCGGCCCGGTCGTCTACGCGATCGTCGCGGCGCTGGCGCTGCTGGCGACCACGCGCGTCGGCATCGGCACCTCTTCATCCCGCCCCCTTTTTGCGGCGGCCGGCGTGTTCTGGCTGCTGGTCGGCCCGTTCGCGCTGCGGCGCAAGCCCGTGCTTGCCGAGGGCGTGTGGCGGCCGTTCCTGCTCGCGGCCGGCCTCGTGATCTTCGCCGCCTGCTGGCACGCGCTCGTCGCGGCGCGCGCGCAGGGCGTGCCGTTCGTGCTGTCGCTGCTGCTGGTCGTCTGGCTGGCCGATATCGGCGCATATTTCGCGGGCAAGGCCTTCGGGAAGCGTAAACTGGCGGTCACGATCAGCCCCGGGAAGAGCTGGGAAGGGGCGGTGGGCGGCTGGCTCGCCGTGATGGTCGTCGCGAGCGTCGCGATGGCCGCGCACCTGTTCGAGCCGACCCTTTTTTCTGCCTTTGCCGCGCAGTTCGGCGGGCCGGGCGCCTGGGCGGCGCTGACGCTGCTCGTCGCGTACAGCGTGATCGGCGACCTGTTCGAGTCGCTGCTGAAGCGCCAGGCCGGCGTGAAGGATTCGAGCGGTCTGCTGCCGGGGCACGGCGGCGTGCTCGACCGGGTCGACGCACTGCTGCCCGTGCTGCCGCTCGCGATGCTGCTGTTTCACGGTTAA
- a CDS encoding 1-deoxy-D-xylulose-5-phosphate reductoisomerase — protein MQKRLTLLGSTGSIGDSTLDVVARHPERFSVYALTAHRNGDKLVAQCLRFAPEVAVVGDAQTAAHVEAQLRAAGSKTQVAYGPQALVDVSKSGQCDTVVAAIVGAAGLAPSLAAARAGKRILLANKESLVMSGAIFMDAVRDHGAILLPVDSEHNAIFQCMPRDAAEHGGIAKIILTASGGPFRTREPATLADVTPDEACKHPNWVMGRKISVDSATMMNKGLEVIEAHWIFGLPGDRIDVLIHPQSVIHSLVSYRDGSVLAQLGNPDMRTPIAHALAYPDRVDAGVEQLDLAQIAQLSFEKPDYARFPCLALALKALAEGGIASAALNAANEIAVEAFLERRIGFMAIAATVDAVLNALPNRVPNGLDDVLAADAEARRLAAEIIAKAPAPRVERTA, from the coding sequence ATGCAAAAACGCCTGACATTGCTCGGTTCGACGGGCTCGATCGGAGACAGTACGCTCGACGTGGTCGCGCGCCATCCGGAGCGCTTCTCGGTTTATGCGCTGACCGCGCATCGCAACGGCGACAAGCTGGTCGCCCAGTGCCTGCGCTTTGCGCCCGAGGTCGCGGTGGTCGGCGACGCGCAGACGGCCGCGCACGTCGAAGCGCAGTTGCGCGCGGCCGGCAGCAAGACGCAGGTCGCCTACGGGCCGCAGGCGCTCGTCGACGTGTCGAAGAGCGGCCAGTGCGACACGGTCGTCGCGGCGATCGTCGGCGCGGCGGGCCTCGCGCCGAGCCTCGCGGCCGCGCGTGCCGGCAAGCGCATCCTGCTCGCGAACAAGGAATCGCTCGTGATGTCGGGCGCGATCTTCATGGACGCGGTGCGCGACCATGGCGCGATCCTGCTGCCGGTCGACAGCGAGCACAACGCGATCTTCCAGTGCATGCCGCGCGACGCGGCCGAGCACGGCGGGATCGCGAAGATCATCCTGACCGCATCGGGCGGCCCGTTCCGCACGCGCGAACCGGCAACGCTCGCCGACGTGACGCCCGACGAGGCGTGCAAGCACCCGAACTGGGTGATGGGCCGGAAGATCTCGGTCGATTCCGCGACGATGATGAACAAGGGCCTCGAAGTGATCGAGGCGCACTGGATCTTCGGGCTGCCGGGCGACCGGATCGACGTGCTGATCCATCCGCAGAGCGTGATCCATTCGCTCGTGTCGTACCGCGACGGCTCGGTGCTCGCGCAGCTCGGCAACCCCGACATGCGCACGCCGATCGCGCATGCGCTCGCCTATCCGGACCGCGTCGACGCGGGCGTCGAGCAGCTCGACCTCGCGCAGATCGCGCAGCTGTCGTTCGAGAAGCCCGACTACGCGCGCTTCCCGTGCCTCGCGCTCGCGCTGAAGGCGCTGGCTGAAGGCGGCATCGCGAGCGCCGCGTTGAACGCGGCGAACGAAATCGCGGTCGAAGCGTTTCTCGAGCGCCGGATCGGTTTCATGGCGATCGCGGCGACGGTCGACGCGGTGCTCAATGCGCTGCCGAACCGCGTGCCGAACGGGCTCGACGACGTCCTGGCGGCGGATGCCGAGGCACGCCGCCTCGCCGCCGAGATCATTGCGAAAGCGCCTGCGCCACGCGTGGAGCGCACTGCCTGA
- the rseP gene encoding RIP metalloprotease RseP, giving the protein MNVLVELVAFAVAIGVLVVVHEYGHYRVARWCGVKVLRFSIGFGQPVARWVSKKTGTEWTLSALPLGGYVKMLDEREPGPGVKPEELGQAFNRQSVGKRIAIVAAGPIANFLLAILLFSVVFASGVTEPAAIIAPPAAGTVAARAGFDGNETIVSIRDVPAGDAQPVRSWPDLRWKLLGAAFDHREVVLGARDGGASTFDFRVDLRNIAEGDIDDDFMARLGFEPGGGTLSVASVQPGSAAQQAGLKSGDKLLALDGERIGGASRFIDAIKHHAGKTLAMKIERGGVAQTVTIVPQAQPDDETGRQVGRIGAALSMQTPGVDVRYGPIDSLKLGARRTWDIAVYSLRMFGRMITGDASLKNLSGPVTIADYAGKSARLGPSAFLSFLALVSISLGVLNLLPIPVLDGGHLLYYLVEAATGKAVSERWQLILQRAGLICIVALSAIALFNDLARLIHF; this is encoded by the coding sequence ATGAACGTGCTGGTCGAACTGGTCGCGTTTGCGGTGGCGATCGGGGTGCTGGTCGTCGTGCATGAGTACGGTCATTATCGCGTCGCGCGCTGGTGCGGCGTGAAGGTGCTCCGCTTCTCGATCGGCTTCGGCCAGCCGGTTGCGCGCTGGGTCAGCAAGAAGACCGGCACCGAGTGGACGCTGTCCGCGCTGCCGCTCGGCGGCTACGTGAAGATGCTCGACGAACGCGAACCGGGCCCCGGCGTGAAGCCGGAGGAACTCGGCCAGGCGTTCAACCGCCAGTCGGTCGGCAAGCGCATCGCGATCGTCGCGGCGGGGCCGATTGCCAACTTCCTGTTGGCAATCCTGCTGTTCTCGGTCGTTTTCGCGTCCGGCGTGACCGAGCCCGCGGCGATCATCGCGCCGCCGGCGGCCGGCACGGTGGCGGCCCGTGCGGGCTTCGACGGCAACGAGACGATCGTGTCGATCCGTGATGTGCCCGCAGGCGACGCGCAGCCGGTGCGCTCGTGGCCGGACTTGCGCTGGAAGCTCCTCGGGGCGGCGTTCGATCATCGTGAGGTCGTGCTCGGCGCGCGCGACGGCGGTGCGTCGACGTTCGATTTCCGCGTCGATTTGCGCAATATCGCGGAAGGCGACATCGACGACGATTTCATGGCGCGGCTGGGCTTCGAGCCGGGCGGCGGCACGCTGTCGGTCGCGTCGGTGCAGCCGGGCAGTGCGGCGCAGCAGGCGGGACTGAAGAGCGGCGACAAGCTGCTTGCGCTCGACGGCGAGCGGATCGGCGGCGCGTCGCGCTTCATCGACGCAATCAAGCATCATGCGGGCAAGACGCTGGCGATGAAGATCGAGCGCGGCGGCGTCGCACAGACGGTCACGATCGTGCCGCAGGCGCAGCCGGACGACGAAACCGGGCGCCAGGTCGGCCGCATCGGCGCGGCGCTGTCGATGCAGACGCCGGGCGTCGACGTGCGCTACGGTCCGATCGACAGCCTGAAGCTGGGCGCGCGCCGCACGTGGGACATCGCGGTGTACTCGCTGCGGATGTTCGGGCGGATGATTACCGGGGACGCTTCGCTGAAAAACCTGTCGGGCCCGGTGACGATCGCCGACTACGCGGGCAAGAGCGCGCGGCTGGGTCCGTCGGCGTTCCTGTCGTTCCTCGCCCTTGTCAGCATTAGCCTTGGCGTACTGAACTTGTTGCCGATTCCCGTTTTGGACGGGGGGCATCTGTTATATTATCTGGTTGAAGCCGCGACCGGGAAAGCCGTTTCGGAGCGCTGGCAACTGATTCTGCAAAGAGCCGGGTTGATCTGCATCGTCGCATTGTCGGCGATCGCGCTGTTCAACGATCTGGCTCGGCTAATCCATTTCTGA